In one window of Saccharomyces paradoxus chromosome VII, complete sequence DNA:
- the MPO1 gene encoding 2-hydroxy-palmitic acid dioxygenase MPO1 (Protein involved in metabolism of phytosphingosine~similar to YGL010W) produces MGEGLLDLRSQLGFYKFYHHNPRNVLIHSIFVPTILFSGCCMLHRVKIYQGISLTAVLSVSFSIFYCLLYFPTGLLAGVLLLLLNLALIDRRVDLTFKQELSLFVIGWIFQFVGHGVFEKKRPALVDNLVQSLVLAPYFIMFEFLFKLGFMPRLKATLEHDLEIKQRNSRKQKQ; encoded by the coding sequence ATGGGTGAAGGTCTGCTGGATTTGAGGTCTCAGCTTGGATTTTACAAGTTTTATCACCACAACCCTAGGAACGTTTTGATCCACTCCATATTTGTTCCTACCATCCTATTCAGTGGTTGCTGTATGCTCCACAGGGTCAAAATATATCAGGGCATTTCATTGACTGCCGTGCTAAGcgtttcattttccataTTTTATTGCCTTTTGTATTTCCCTACAGGACTATTAGCAGGAgttcttttacttttattaaATCTTGCATTGATCGATCGCAGGGTCGATTTAACATTTAAGCAGGAACTGAGTTTGTTTGTTATTGGTTGGATTTTCCAGTTTGTTGGCCATGGCGTCTTTGAGAAGAAGAGGCCGGCATTGGTTGACAATCTAGTTCAGAGCTTGGTGCTGGCGCCGTATTTTATAATGTTCGAgttccttttcaaattggGTTTCATGCCTCGGTTAAAGGCAACCCTCGAGCATGATCTTGAAATTAAGCAAAGAAATTCGCGGAAGCAaaaacaatga